Proteins from one Pirellulales bacterium genomic window:
- a CDS encoding VOC family protein produces the protein MIERSHHAKIGLFCVELRTARWEQMVHWYRNVLGLRVLVRVVDDGYALLAAGETRLALLQRTRSAEASPRFSLAFEVEDLPQLATRLAAAGEQVRPPSQNAEGFRELVATDPDGNRLRLFSWPRRD, from the coding sequence GTGATTGAACGAAGCCATCACGCCAAGATCGGGCTGTTTTGCGTCGAGCTGCGCACCGCGCGCTGGGAGCAAATGGTGCACTGGTATCGGAATGTGCTCGGCCTGCGGGTTCTGGTTCGCGTGGTCGATGATGGCTATGCCCTGCTAGCTGCCGGCGAGACGCGGCTGGCCCTGTTGCAGCGGACACGCTCGGCGGAAGCCTCGCCGCGGTTCAGCCTGGCCTTCGAGGTCGAGGATCTACCGCAATTGGCCACGCGGTTGGCAGCCGCCGGCGAGCAGGTCCGGCCACCGTCGCAAAACGCCGAGGGCTTTCGCGAATTGGTCGCCACCGACCCCGACGGCAACCGCCTGCGACTCTTCTCCTGGCCCCGGCGCGATTAA
- a CDS encoding transposase, whose translation MPRPLRPVGASLTYHVINRGNNRQPVFHGDDDFAAFLRALGELKQRRPFKLFGYCLLHNHVHLLLQPSAETTISRLMQSLLISHTQRYHKHHGSGGHVWQGRFKSPVIQGGEHLLTVLRYVERPEKVPGTVVSLGRTFAR comes from the coding sequence ATGCCTCGTCCCCTGCGACCCGTCGGCGCCAGTCTAACGTATCACGTCATCAATCGCGGCAACAATCGCCAGCCCGTCTTTCATGGCGACGATGATTTCGCGGCGTTTTTGCGGGCCCTGGGGGAACTCAAGCAGCGGCGGCCGTTCAAGCTGTTCGGCTACTGCCTGTTGCACAATCATGTTCATTTGCTGTTGCAGCCGTCGGCCGAGACGACGATCAGCCGCCTGATGCAGAGCCTGCTCATCTCACACACGCAGCGCTATCACAAGCACCACGGCTCCGGCGGACACGTCTGGCAGGGGCGGTTCAAGAGTCCCGTGATCCAAGGCGGCGAACACCTGCTCACCGTGCTGCGCTACGTCGAGCGACCAGAAAAGGTTCCAGGAACCGTTGTTAGCCTCGGGCGGACATTCGCTCGTTGA